The DNA window GAATCGCCGTGGCCTGCTCGGCCCACTGGTCGAGCTGGTGTCGGAGGCGCGGTGGACGTTCGGGTCGGGCGGCTTCCTGGCGCAGATGGCGGTCGCGGAGGGAAAGCTGGACGTTGCCCTCGACCCCACCGGGCACGTCTGGGACCTGGCAGCCAGTCAGGTCATCGTCCAGGAGGCCGGCGGCGTCTTCACCGACGTGCACGGTCGCGTAGACGCCACGCGCGGAACCGCCGTGGTGACCAACGGTCTCCTGCACGAGGAGGTTCTCTCCCGCCTGACGGGTGACCGGGACGCACCGGGCCCGGCCGGCGGTGACCGCCGGCCGGGACGCACCGGTGCCGGCGGTCACCGCCGCCCACCGGTTCAGAACCCCCGGGCGAGCCGGTAGTACGCCTGATTCCAGCGGATCTCGTCGGCGAAGCGGCGCGGGTTCGTGTCGGCATCGATGACGACCAGCTCGGTGCGGCTCATCTCGGCCAGGTCGTGCAGCTCCTCCACCCCGACCGCCTGTGAGAGCACGGTGTGGTGCGGGGCCCCGGCGGTGATCCACGCCTCGGCGGACCCGGCCAGGTGCGGGCGGGGACGCCAGACGGCCCGGGCGACCGGCAGCCGGCGCAGCGGATGTGGCGGCGCCACCACGTCGACCTCGTTGGCGACGAGCCGGAACCGCTCCCCCATGTCGGCCAGGCCCAGCACGACCGCGGGACCGGGCGCCGCGTCGAAGACCAGCCGGACCGGGTCCTCCCGCCCGCCGATGCTCAGCGGGTGGATCTCGACGGACGGGGTGCCCGCGGCGATGCTCGGGCACACCTCCAGCATGTGCGCGCCGAGGACCAGTTCCCGGCCCGGGGTGAGGTCGTAGGTGTAGTCCTCCATGAACGACGTGCCGCCGTCGACCCCGACCGCCATCGCCTTGAGGGTGTGCACCAGGACGGACGTCTTCCAGTCGCCCTCACCGCCGAAGCCGTAGCCGTCGGCCATGAGGCGTTGCACTGCCATGCCGGGCAGCTGGCGCAGCCCGCCGAGGTCCTCGAAGTTGGTGGTGAAGGCACGGAACCCGCCGGCGTCGAGGAAGGCCCGCAGGCCCAGCTCCAGCCGGGCGGCGTAGCGCAGGGACTCGTGGCGGTCGCCGCCGGTGCGCAGCTCCGGCACCAGCCGGTAGCTGTCGTCGTACTCCTTGACCAGGTCGTCCACCCGCGCGTCGGTGACCTCGCCGACGGCCTGCACGAGGTCGTTGACCCCGTAGGTGTTCACCGAGACACCGAAGCGCAGCTCCGCCTCCACCTTGTCGCCCTCGGTCACCGCCACGTCGCGCATGTTGTCGCCGAAGCGGGCCAGCCGCAGCGACCGCATGGCCGACCAGCCGATCGCCGCCCGCGCCCAGGCGCCCACCCGGGACACCACGCGGGGGTCGCTGACGTGCCCGGCGACGGTCTTGCGGGCCACACCGAGGCGGGTCTGGATGAAGCCGAACTCCCGGTCGCCGTGTGCGGCCTGGTTGAGGTTCATGAAGTCCATGTCGATCTCGTCCCACGGCAGCAGGACGTTGGCCTGGGTGTGCAGGTGCAGCAGCGGCGTCCGCAGCGCGTCCAGGCCGGCGATCCACATCTTCGCCGGTGAGAAGGTGTGCATCCAGGCGATCATGCCGACGGCCCCGTGCGCGGCGGCCTCCCGGCAGACCCGCAGGATGTCGCCGCTGGTGGTCAGGACCGGTTTCCAGACGACCCGGGCGGGGATGTGCGGCGAGCCGTCGAGCGCCGCCGCGATCTGCCGCGACTGGTCGGCGACCTGGCGAAGGGTGTCCTCGCCGTACATGGCCTGGCTGCCGGTCAGGAACCAGATCTCGGGCTCAGCGTGCGATTCCATGGGGTTGCCTTCCGCGAGTTGGTCGGTCACTTGTAGCGGATTCCGATCAGACGTTGGAGCAGGATGAACGCGAAGAGCAGGCCGCCGATCACGATCTTGGTCCACCACGAGTTGAGGCTGCCGTCGAAGGTGATCAGGGTCTGGATGACCCCGAGGACCAGCACGCCGAGCACGGTGCCGAAGACGTAGCCGGAGCCGCCCGTCAGCACCGTCCCGCCGATGACCACGGCGGCGATGACGTCGAGTTCCATGCCGACGCCGATCAGCGGGGCGCCGGAGAGCGTGTAGAAGGACAGCAGGATTCCGCCGATCGCCGCGCAGAGGCCGCTGATCGTGTAGACGGCGATCCGGGTCCGCCCCACCGGCAGCCCCATGAGCAGGGCCGACTGCGAGTTGCCGCCGATGGCGTACACGTTGCGGCCCAGCCGGGTGTAGGCCAGCACGTACGCGGCGACGGCGACCACCGCGAAGGCGATGAGCACGCTGATCGAGACGAAGTTGCCGCTGGGGTTGCCGATGCGTTCCTGGGACGTGCTGGTCCAGAACCCGTCGGTGATCGGGATGGACGAGCCGCTGATGAAAGTGCACATGCCGCGGGCGAAGAACATCCCGGCGAGGGTGACGATGAACGGCTGGATGTCGAAGAAGTGGATCACACAGCCCATCAGGAAACCGAGCGTCGGCCCGATGAGCAGCGCGACGAGCAGCACCAGCGCCGCCGGCAGCCCCTCCCGCAGCAGGAACGCCGACACCATGGCGGTCATCGCGACGACCGAGCCGACGGAGAGGTCGATTCCGCCGGTGAGGATCACGAAGGTCATCCCGACGGCGACGACGAGCAGGAAGCCGTTGTCGATGAAGACGTTGAAGACGACCTGGATGTTCGAGAACGCGCGGTACTGGGAGACGCCGACGCCGTACAGAACCAGCAGCAGGGCGAGGGTGGCCAGCACCGGAACGTGCCGCCGGGGCAGGCGCGACCGGGTGCGTGCGGCCAGCAGGGAGAGGGTGGTCATGCCGGCACCTGCTCCTTCGGCTGCTCGGTGACGGGGGTGGGCCCGGCCGCCGGGGCCCGGCGTCGGGTGAAGCGGGCGCGGAAGCCGGGCGCCTGGATGAGGCAGACCGCGATGACCACGACCGCCTTGAACAGCAGGGAGGTCTGGGGCGAGATGTTCATGGCGTACACCGTCGTGGTGAGGGTCTGGATGAGCAGGGCGCCGAGGATCGTGCCGCCGAGGGAGAACCGGCCGCCCGCGAGGGAGGTGCCGCCGATGACCACGGCGAGGATCGCGTCCAGCTCGACCCAGAGGCCCGCCGCGTTGCCGTCGGCGCTGGACACGTTGGCCGTCATCATGAAGCCGGCCACCGCGGCGCAGGCCGCGCTGATCACGTAGACGAGGAACGTGATCCGCGCGGACCGGATGCCGGCCAGGCGGCTGGCCCGGGCGTTGCCCCCGACCGACTCGATGATCAGGCCGAGGGCGGTCCGCCGGGTCACCGCGGCGACCAGGAGAGCCGCGGCGAGGGCCAGGAAGATGGCCAGCGGCAGGGTCAGCAGGTGACCCACGCCGATCGCCTTGTACGGGTCCGAGTTGATGGTGAGGATCTGCCCCTCGGTGATCAGCTGGGCGAGGCCGCGGCCCGCGACCATGAGGATGAGGGTGGCGATGATCGGCTGGATGCCGATGACCGCGACCAGCACGCCGTTCCAGGCGCCGAGCACGAGGGCCACCCCCAGCCCGAGGGCCAGAGCCGTCAGCACCCCGCCGAGGCTGTTCTGGTCGCGCTGCTGGCTGATGTGCAGGCAGGCGATGGCGCCGCTGATCGCGCAGAGCGAGCCGACCGACAGGTCGATGCCGCCGGTGGCGATCACCAGCGTCATGCCGAGCGCGACCAGGATCAGCGGCGCGCTCAGCCGCAGGATGTCGATGAGGCTGCCGTACAGGTGACCGTCGCGCATCTGCACCGACAGGAAGCCGGGGCGGTAGACGGTGTTGGCGGCCAGCATGCCGACGAGGACGACGACCGGCCAGAAGAGCCGGTGTGTCGTCAGCGCGCGGTAACCGGCCGTTCGGTTGCTCATGACGGCACCCCCTCGTGCCCGGCGCCGGCCGCGATGGTCTGCATGATCCGGTCGGCGTCGACGCTCTGGTCGTTGGCGAGGAGCGCGACCATCTCCCGGTCGCGCATCACGGCGATGGTGTGGCTGAGCCGGAGCACCTCCTCCAGCTCGGCGGAGACGAACAGCACCGCCATGCCGCCGTCGGAGAGCTGGGCGACCAGCCGCTGGATCTCGGTCTTGGCGCCGATGTCGATGCCCCGGGTCGGCTCGTCGAGGATCAGCAGGCGCGGCTCCGTGATGAGCCAGCGCGCGAGCAGGACCTTCTGCTGGTTGCCGCCGGAGAGGTTGCCCACCGGGATGTCGGGGTCCGCCGGCCGGATGCTCAGGGCCCGCACGTACCGTTCGACCAGGTCGTCCTGCCGGCGGCGGGGAACGGGCCGGAGCCAGCCCCGGGCGGCCTGCAGGGCCAGGATGATGTTCTCCCGCACGGACAGCTCGGCGACGATGCCCTCGGCCCGCCGGTTCTCCGAACAGAAACCGATGCCCTGGCCGATGGCGGCCACCGGGGTCCGCAGCGACGCGGGTGTGCCGTGCACCCGGACGGTGCCGTGGTCGGCGCGGTCGGCGCCGAACAGCAGCCGGGCGACCTCGGTACGGCCCGAGCCGAGCAGACCGGCGAGGCCGACCACCTCCCCCTCGTGGATGGTGAGGTCGAAACGCGCGACCGCCGAGCGGCGTCCCAGCTCGCGCACCTCCAGCAGCGGTGCGCCCTCGGCCGGTGCGGCGTCGTGCCGGGACTGCTCGTCCAGTCGTTCCAGCACCTGCAGTTCCTTGCCGATCATCTTCTCCACGAGGCCGAGCTGGGGAAGCTGGCTCGTCGGGTACTCGCCGACGAGCTGGCCGTTGCGCAGCACGGTGATCCGGTCCGCGATCTCGTAGACCTGGTCCAGGAAGTGGGTGACGAACAGGATCGCGAGGCCGTCGTCGCGCAGCTGCCGCATGACGCGGAACAGCTGGGCCACCTCGCCCGCGTCGAGGCTGGAGGTGGGCTCGTCGAGGACCAGGACCCGCGCCTCGATGTCGATGGCGCGGGCGATCGCCACCATCTGCTGCACGGCCAGCGAGTAGCTGCCGAGCTGCGCGTTGACGTCGATGTCGAGGTCGAGCCGGGCGAGGAGGGCGCGGGCCCGGCGGCGCATCTCCGCCCACCGCACCGCGCCGAGCCGGCGGGGTTCCCGGCCGATGAAGATGTTCTCCGCCACCGAGAGGTTGGTGCAGAGGTTGACCTCCTGGTAGACGGTGCTCACGCCGGCGGCGGTGGCCTGCATCGGGCCGGTGAAGGACACCTCGTCCCCGCCGAGGGTGACGGTGCCGTGGTCGGTGCTGTAGACGCCGGTCAGCACCTTGATCAGGGTCGACTTGCCGGCGCCGTTCTCGCCCATCAGGGCGTGCACCTCGCCGGGGAAGAGGCGGAAGTCCACGCCGTCGAGGGCCCGTACCCCCGGGAAGGACTTGCTGATCCCGGTCATGGTCAGCACTGGATGACTACCTGTCATGCCACCGGGCCTTTCCTGGTCGATGAGACGGTGCGCGGTGTGGGCGCGGCGGCCGGGCCCGAGGCCCGGCCGCCGCTTCGGATGCGGGGGTCCCGATCCCCCGTGGTCCGGTCAGTACTTGCGGTTCGGCAGTGCTTCCTTCGCCTGCTCCTGCGTGAAGGTGGTCTCCTGGGTCTCGATCCGGGCCGGCACCGTCTCGCCGTTCTTCACCTTCTTGACCAGGTCCATCAGCTGGGGACCGAGCAGCGGGCTGCATTCGGCGATGAAGTTGAACTTGCCGTCGGCGAGGGCCTGCATGCCGTCCTTGACCGCGTCGACCGTGATGATGGTGATGTCCTTGCCGGGCACCTTCCCGGCCGCGGTGATCGCCTCGAGCGCGCCCAGGCCCATGTCGTCGTTGTGGGCGAACAGCACGTCGATCTTCGGGTTGGCCTTCAGGAACTGCTCCATCACCTGCTTCCCGCCGGCCCGGGTGAAGTCACCGGACTGGGAAGCGACGATCTTGAGGTTGGGGTTGGCCGCGATCGCCTCGGCGAAGCCCTTCTTCCGGTCGTTCGCCGGCGCCGAACCGGTCGTGCCCTGCAGCTCGACGATGGTGACCGGGCCGGTGGCGGCCTTCTTCTGCTCCACCAGCCACTCCCCCGCGAGCCGGCCTTCCTTCACGAAGTCCGACCCGAGGAAGGTCTTGTACAGGGACTTGTCGGCCGAGTCGACCGACCGGTCGGTGAGGATGACCGGGATCTTGGCGTCCTTGGCCTCCTTGAGGACCGTGTCCCACCCGGACTCCACCACCGGCGAGAAGGCGATCACGTCGACCTTCTGCTGGATGAAGTTGCGGATGGCCTTGATCTGGTTCTCCTGCTTCTGCTGCGCGTCGTCGAACTTCAGCTCGATCCCGGCCTCCGTCGCGGCCTCCTTGATCGAGGTGGTGTTCGCCGTGCGCCACCCGCTCTCCGCGCCGACCTGGGAGAAGCCGAGCGTGATCGTGCCGTCGTCGCCGCCGTTGCCGCCCGTGTCGCTGTTGCCGCAGGCCGCCACGCCGGTGGCGAGCAACGCGGCGGCGAGCACCGCGATGACCTTGCGGGACGGCGGGTGGGTCCTCATTCTCTTCACCGCGAATCTCCTCGGGGGTAACCGTTCCGGGAGGCCCCGCGCCCGTGGGCGCACGGCCTGCGCTGGTGGTGGTGCTGCCGGGTGGTGCGACGCGGCCGGTCCGGGGACGGCCGCGCGATCGGGGCGGCCGTCAGGAGGCCGGTGAGGGGGGCCGCTGCCCGTAGACGCTCTGGTAGCGGTCGTGCAGGGCGTCGACGTCGGCCGCCGCCATCGGCAGCGGCGGGCCGAGCGCCCGGGCCAGGTGCGCCGTGCGGGCGATGTCTTCACACATGACCGCGGCCTTCACGGCGGCGCGGGCGTCCCGGCCGATGGTGAACACGCCGTGGTTGCGCATGAGCACGGCCGGCGAACGGTGCCCGGCGAGGGTCGCCACGATGCCCTTGCCGATGTCGTCGCCGCCGATCAGGGCGAACGGGCCGATCGGGATCTCGCCCCCGAACTCGTCGGCCTGGGCGGTGAGGTGGCACGGGATCGACTCGCCGCGGGCCGCCCAGGCGGTCGCGTACCCGCTGTGGGTGTGCACCACCCCGCCCACCTCGGGCAGGGCGCGGTAGACGTAGGCGTGGGCGGCCGTGTCGCTCGACGGCGCGAAGTCGCCCTCGACCACGACGCCGTCCAGGTCGCACACGACCATGTTCTCCGGCGCGAGGTCGTCGTAGTCGACGCCGCTCGGCTTGATCACCATGAGGTTCTGGCCGGGCACCCGGGCCGAGACGTTCCCGGACGTCCACGCGACCAGCCGGTAGCGGGTGAGTTCGGCGTGCAGCCGGGCGACGCTCTCCCGCAGTCGCCGGATCTCGGCGCTCACGCGACCACCTCCAGCGGCGTGTCGATCTGTGCCACCGGTCGTTCGACGGCGGCGTTGCGGATCGCGCGCAGGCGGGACATGACGTCGTTGCCACCGCGTCCGAAGTGGTCGTGCAGCGACCGGTACTCGGCGTAGAGCGCGTCGTAGGCCCGCGCCCGCTCGGGATCCGGCCGGTAGGCGTCGCGGTCCACCCGGCCCATCGCCGCCGAGGCGGCGTGGACGTCCGCATAGGCGCCGGCGGCGACCGCCGCGTGGATCGCCGAGCCCAGCGCCGGCCCCTGCGCCGAGCCGATGAGGCTCAGCGGCCGGTTGGTGACGTCGCTGTAGATCTGCATGAGCAGCGGGTTGGCGGTCAGGCCGCCGGCCACCACCAGCTCCTGGATCGGCACCCCCGCCTCGACGAACGCCTCGATGATCATGCGGGTGCCGTAGGCCGTCGACTCCAGCAGCGCCCGGTAGACGTCCGCCGGCCGGGTGGCCAGGGTCAGCCCCAGGATGAGACCGCTCAGGTCGTGGTTGACCAGCAGGGAACGGTTGCCGTTCCACCAGTCCAGCGCGACCAGCCCGTGGGCGCCGACCGGCTGCGCCGCGGCCAGCTCGGCGAGCCGCTCGTGCGAGTCGACACCCGCCGGCGCCGCGTGGTCGACGAACCAGCCGAAGATGTCGCCCACGCCGCTCTGACCGGCCTCGTAGCCCCAGGCGCCGGGGCTGAGTCCACCCTCGACGACGCCGCACATGCCCGGCACCTCGGCCAGCTCGGTGCCGTTGACCACGTGACAGGTCGAGGTGCCCATGATGGCGACCAGGTGGCCGGGTGCCAGCGCCCGGGCGGCGGCGGCCGTGACGTGGGCGTCGACGTTGCCGGCCGCGACCGCGATGCCCTCGGGCAGTCCGGTCCAGGCGGCGGCCTCGGCGGTGAGGACGCCGGCCCGGGCGCCGAGCGGAAGCAGCGGCCCGTCCAGCTTGGCGACGAAGTCGGCGAACCCCGGGTCGAGCGCCGCCAGGAAGTCTCGGGACGGGTAGTGCCCGTCCTGGCGGATGCCCTTGTAGCCGGCCGTGCAGATGTTGCGGGTCTCCACGCCGCAGAGCTGCCAGACGATCCAGTCGGCCGCCTCGACGAACCGCGCGGCCCGACCGTAGATTTCCGGGTCCTCGTCGAGGATCTGCAGGCCCTTGGCGAACTGCCACTCGGCGGAGATCTTCCCGCCGTAGCGGTGGAGCCAGGGCTCGCGCCGCTCGTGCGCGAGTGCGTTGATCCGGTCGGCGTGCGGCTGCGCCGCGTGGTGCTTCCACAGCTTCACCCACGCGTGCGGCCGGCTGCGCAGCTCGGGCACCTCGCAGAGCGGGGTGCCGTCGGCCAGTGCGGGCAGGACCGTGCAGGCGGTGAAGTCCGTGGCGATCCCGATCACGCGGGCCGGGTCGATCCCCGCAGCGGCCACGGCGGCCGGCACCGCGTGCCGCAGCACGTCCCGGTAGTCCTCCGGGTCCTGCAACGCCCAGTCCGGCGGAAGCGGCGTCCCGTCCGGGAGCGTCGACTCGATCACCCCGTGCCGGTACTCGTGGACCGCGGTGCCGAGCTCCGCGCCGTCCTCGACCCGGACCACCAGTGCCCTGCCCGACAGCGTTCCGAAGTCGACCCCGACGACGTACCGGTCCCCCGGTCCGGCCACCCCGACCACCTCCACCTACCTGTGCCGTGGCCCACATTGTTAACGCTCACATCAGGGTCGGTCAAGATGTCCATGCAACAGTCCGGTAACCGCCGGAGCCACTGTGGAGACGTGCGGCGAGCGCGGGCAGCGCGGGTCGACGAGCGCGAGGGCCATCCGCGGCGAACACCACGGACCGGGCGGTCGTCCGCCGCCGGAGTCAGGCGCTGTTAACGGTCACAGGCGCGCCCTCGCGGACGCACCGCGACCGGTCAGGCCGGTGGGCGGGCGACGCTCTGCCGGGAGATCAGGGTCGGTGCGATGGTCTGCCGCAACTCACCCACCGCACCGGACTCGATCTGCGCCAGCAACAGGTCCAGACTGGCCCGCGCCACCGCGTCGAAGTCCGGCCGCACGGTGGTCAGCGGCGGGATGAAGTACGCCGCCTCCGGCACGTCGTCGAAGCCCACCACGCTGATCTCGTCCGGCACCCGGCGGCCGTGCTCGTGCAGCGCCCGCAGCACGCCCAGTGCCAGGTGGTCGTTGGCGGTGAAGATGGCGGTCACCTCGGGCATCCGCGCCAGCATCTGCCCGCACCGGTAGCCCGACGCCGCCGACCAGTCCCCCGGCACCAGCGGCGGCACCTCGGCGCCGGCCGCCCGCAGTGCGTCCCGCCACCCCTCGATGCGCCCGGCGCTGTCGAACCAGTCGGCCGGCCCCGAGACGTGCCAGACCGTCCGGTGGCCCGCGTCCAGCAGGTGCTGCGTCGCCGCCCGCGCACCGGCCACCTGGTCCACCGTCACCAGCGGCACCGGCCGGCGCGGATCACCGTCGACGGTCACCAGCGGCACGTCCTTGGGCAGGTGTTCCAGCGCCTCCCCGGCCGACTCCACCGGCGCGATCACCACGATCCCCGCCACCCGGTGCGCCAGGTGCCGCTCCACGGCCTCCGAGATGGAGACCTGGTCGAGGTTCCGCACACTGCCCACGGTGACCGCGAAGCCCTCCTCGGCGGCGGTCTGCTCCAGCGCCGCCAGCAGCGACGCCGGGCCGTACAACGTGGTGTTCTGGGCGACCACCCCGATCACCTGGGACCGGCCGGTCACCAGGGCGCGAGCCGCGCGGTTGGGCCGGTAGCCCAACTCCACGATCGCCGCCTGCACCCGCAGGCGCGTCTGCTCGCGCACGTTCGGGTGCCCGTTCAGCACCCGGGACACGGTCTGGTGGGAAACCCCCGCGAGCCGGGCCACATCCGTCATCGCGGGACCACGCACGGCACTCACCCTTCCCCACGGGCCTTTGACCGCCACGCCCCGGCAGCCCCGGCACGGCACCGGGCCCACCCGTCGCGAAACCAGCGTCAGTGTACGCCCCGGCGCACGCCGTCCCGGCGAGGCGCAGACGCGCCCCGCCGGGACCGGGCGGCCCGGGCCGGACCTCGTCCGGGGATGGAGGACGTGACCGGCCGCGCGGCGGAGGATCACGAGTACATCAGGTGCAGGGTCATCCCGGCGTCGGCGTGCGCCAGGTTGTGGCAGTGGTTGGCCCACATGCCGGGGTTGTCGGCGCGGAACGCCACCCGCCAGACCTCGCCGGGGCGTACGTCGAAGGAGTCCAGCCACAACGGGCTTCCGGTCGCCGGCCGGCCGTCGCGGGACAGCACCAGGACGTGATGGCCGTGCAGGTGCCACGGGTGCACGCTCTGGGACCGGTTCACGATGGTGAACTCGACGGTGTCGCCGAAGCGGACGACCTGGGGCGGGATATCCGGGTCGGCCGCGCCGTTCACGGTGTGGGCGTAGCGCGGGAGCAGCCCGTGCAGGTCGAGACCGCGGTCGAGCACGAGGGTGAACGTCCGGTCGAAGCGGGACCACGGCACCGGGGCGCGCGCGCCGTAGCCGAGCGGATCCAGCACCGGCCACCCACCGGTCGCCGTCGACACCGGTCCGGTCGAGTAGACGGCCCGGCCGTCGACGAACAGCGCCACCGGCGTGGCGGGCGCGGCGAACACCAGGTCGTAGCGTCCCCCGGCCGGGATGAGCACGGCGGTGTCCACGATAGACGCCGGGCCCCGCAGGTCGGCGCCGTCGATCGCGGCGACCCGGAACGGTGTGCCGGCCAGGGCGTACCGGTGGGTCGTGCTGTCGGTGTTGATCAACCGTAGCCGCACGGGCGTTCCCGCCCCGACCGGCTCGGTTCTCGGCTCCGGCAGCGGACGGCCGGAGAGGGTGTGCACCGGCACCGTGACGTCGACGCCGGTCACCGGCGCCGGGCGCACCACGAGGACGCCGTAGAGCCCCATCCGCACGCCGAGGTCGGACACCGCGTGCGTGTGGTACCAGTAGGTCCCGGCCTGGTCGGCGCGGAACCGGTAGACGAACTCCTGTCCCGGCAGCACCGCCGCCTGCGTGATGCCGGGCACCCCGTCCTGGCTGTTCGGCACGTCGTACCCGTGCCAGTGCAGCGTGACGCCGCGCGCGATGTCCCGGTTCCGCAGCGTCACCTCCAGGACGTCGCCGACGGCGGCGGTCAGCTCCGGCCCGGGAACCTGCCCGTCGAACGCCCACGCCGCGACGTCACGGCCGCTCACGCGCACCGTCGCCGTCCCGGCCGTCAGGGTGAACCGCCTGGTCGGCTCCCCCACGCTCCGCGCCTCCCCCGGTCCGTGGTCATGGGGTACGGCGGGAGCGGCGGCCGGGGCGACGGCCAGCCCCGTCCCGGTCAGCAGCGCCGCGATCGCCACCACGAGAGCCACCCGGGAGACCGTCCGGGACGGGGGCGCACCGAGGAAGCGCCACGAGACCGCGGTCGCCGTGACCACCCCGGCGACCGCGAGCAGCCCCGCGCCCGCCGACGCCGGATAGCCGTGCAGGACCGTCACGAGCAGAGCGGCGCTGTCGGCGTACCCGGCGAACAGGAGCGGGACCGCGACGGCGCGGATGTCGCCCGGGGCCCGCAGCAGCCGCGGCCCGGCGACGACCACGGCCGCGAGCGACAGCGGCGCGGCGATGAGGACCTTCTCGGCCGCGAACCACCAGCCGGCGCGGGCGAGCGCGGTGATCGTGACGGCGCGGGCGAGCGTGGCGAGCAGCGCGAGGGCCGCCAGGCCGAGGGCGAGCGGGCGGCGCCGGGCGGCCGACGCGGCGCCGCCGCCCAGCCACCCGGCGGCCGCGAGGACCGCGATCACGAGGTCGGCCGCGAGCAGCGAACCGACGGTCATGCCGGCTCTCCTTCCCGCACGGCCACCGGGGCGACGTCGACCGGCGCCGGACGGCCCAGCCTCCGCGCCGCCCGGACCACGTTGACCACGACGTGCACCGCGACGATCCCGTTGACGGCGTGCAGCCCGGCGACGGTCAGGCCGAACGGCGTGCTGACGCCCCCGGCGTCGGTCATTCCGTTGGCCAGCCCGGCGATGAGCGCCTGCAGGATGACGAGGCCGAGCGGCAGGACCGTCAGTCCGATGAGCCGGCCCGGCGCCCGCGCCAGCGCGGCGAACAGGATGGTGAGCAGGTTGAGCACCGGGATGACCGCCATCCCGGTGGCGCTGTGCAGCGCGTAGGCGCCCTCTCCCCCGGGTTTCGTGAACGCGCCCACGGCGGCGAACACGAACTGCAGGGCGAACGCGGCGAGCAACAGGCTGCTGGTGATGACGAAGGCCTTGCGCATGGTGATCTCCCCTAGAGACGAGCCGAGGTCAGTGCCCGGGCGACGTGATCGGTGGCGGTGATCGCGCCGTACGCGACCAGCCGCACGAGGTCGGCGTCGCCCGGATGCGACAGCCGCCAGAGGGCGACGTCGCCCACGCTGATCGCGCTGGGCGCGAACGCCGCGAGCAGCGCGATCCGCGTCCCGACACGGTCCGCCCCGGGCACGTCCCGGACCAGGTCGACGGCCCAGTCGGCGGGCCGGTCCGGGAACCGTCCGTCCTCCCAGCGCACGGTCGCCGCGACGGTCTGGCGGGCCACGTCCCCCAGCAGCTCCCCACCGCGCAGGGCGGCGTTCCGCAGCGACGCGTACGCCACGCCGACCGGGCTGTCCCCGGCCCAGGCCGGTGGCGCCGCCGAGCCGGCGTCGACGAGCGGGAGCCCCCGGCCGGGCTCCCGCCCCGCGCGGGCCGTCCGGGCGTAGAGCCGGCCACCCACCGAGCGCACCACGGGGGACCGCTGCAGTCCGCCGGGCAGCAGATCCGGATCGAGCAGCGCCGACACGACCCGGTTGATGAAGTGGAAGGCGAGCAGGGTGCCGGTGAGCTCCGGGCCGTACCGGCCGGTCCAGTCGGCCGCCGCCGGGTTGCGGCTGGCCTCGGCCCAGCGGGCGAGCGCGGCGTGGCCGGGCTCCGGCGGCGTCCCGCCCCGGGCGATGACCTCGGCCAGCGTGTGCTCGCCCAGCGCGTGCAGCAGCATCACGTGTGCGTCCACGCAGAACCGGCAGCGGTTCGCCCGGGACACCGCCGACGCCACCAGCTCACGGTCGACCCGGGACGCGTCGCCGGCGAGCAGGGCCTCGCGCATCAGCGCCCAGGTCGCGGCCAGCAGCTCCGGCACGACCGACAGCGCCTGGAAGGTGGGCACCGGCCCGAGGAACTCGTCCCGCAGCTGGCGGTAGACCTCCGCGGTGAGACCCGTCGCGGCCGACGCCTTCTCGGGGGTGAAGAAGCGGTATGTCATGCGTTCGATGCTTGTCCCGGCGGCCCGGGAAAGCGTCGTGCCGCCGCAGGCACTTGCCCGGCCGCCGATACCACGTCCGCGGTACGCCCCGCCTACCACGGAAGCGGGATGCTCCCCCGCGGACCGCCGTTCTACAGTTCGACCATGCGCCGCGACCTG is part of the Micromonospora halotolerans genome and encodes:
- a CDS encoding ABC transporter permease, translating into MSNRTAGYRALTTHRLFWPVVVLVGMLAANTVYRPGFLSVQMRDGHLYGSLIDILRLSAPLILVALGMTLVIATGGIDLSVGSLCAISGAIACLHISQQRDQNSLGGVLTALALGLGVALVLGAWNGVLVAVIGIQPIIATLILMVAGRGLAQLITEGQILTINSDPYKAIGVGHLLTLPLAIFLALAAALLVAAVTRRTALGLIIESVGGNARASRLAGIRSARITFLVYVISAACAAVAGFMMTANVSSADGNAAGLWVELDAILAVVIGGTSLAGGRFSLGGTILGALLIQTLTTTVYAMNISPQTSLLFKAVVVIAVCLIQAPGFRARFTRRRAPAAGPTPVTEQPKEQVPA
- the yjfF gene encoding galactofuranose ABC transporter, permease protein YjfF, which produces MTTLSLLAARTRSRLPRRHVPVLATLALLLVLYGVGVSQYRAFSNIQVVFNVFIDNGFLLVVAVGMTFVILTGGIDLSVGSVVAMTAMVSAFLLREGLPAALVLLVALLIGPTLGFLMGCVIHFFDIQPFIVTLAGMFFARGMCTFISGSSIPITDGFWTSTSQERIGNPSGNFVSISVLIAFAVVAVAAYVLAYTRLGRNVYAIGGNSQSALLMGLPVGRTRIAVYTISGLCAAIGGILLSFYTLSGAPLIGVGMELDVIAAVVIGGTVLTGGSGYVFGTVLGVLVLGVIQTLITFDGSLNSWWTKIVIGGLLFAFILLQRLIGIRYK
- a CDS encoding sugar ABC transporter ATP-binding protein; the encoded protein is MTGSHPVLTMTGISKSFPGVRALDGVDFRLFPGEVHALMGENGAGKSTLIKVLTGVYSTDHGTVTLGGDEVSFTGPMQATAAGVSTVYQEVNLCTNLSVAENIFIGREPRRLGAVRWAEMRRRARALLARLDLDIDVNAQLGSYSLAVQQMVAIARAIDIEARVLVLDEPTSSLDAGEVAQLFRVMRQLRDDGLAILFVTHFLDQVYEIADRITVLRNGQLVGEYPTSQLPQLGLVEKMIGKELQVLERLDEQSRHDAAPAEGAPLLEVRELGRRSAVARFDLTIHEGEVVGLAGLLGSGRTEVARLLFGADRADHGTVRVHGTPASLRTPVAAIGQGIGFCSENRRAEGIVAELSVRENIILALQAARGWLRPVPRRRQDDLVERYVRALSIRPADPDIPVGNLSGGNQQKVLLARWLITEPRLLILDEPTRGIDIGAKTEIQRLVAQLSDGGMAVLFVSAELEEVLRLSHTIAVMRDREMVALLANDQSVDADRIMQTIAAGAGHEGVPS
- the araA gene encoding L-arabinose isomerase, which encodes MESHAEPEIWFLTGSQAMYGEDTLRQVADQSRQIAAALDGSPHIPARVVWKPVLTTSGDILRVCREAAAHGAVGMIAWMHTFSPAKMWIAGLDALRTPLLHLHTQANVLLPWDEIDMDFMNLNQAAHGDREFGFIQTRLGVARKTVAGHVSDPRVVSRVGAWARAAIGWSAMRSLRLARFGDNMRDVAVTEGDKVEAELRFGVSVNTYGVNDLVQAVGEVTDARVDDLVKEYDDSYRLVPELRTGGDRHESLRYAARLELGLRAFLDAGGFRAFTTNFEDLGGLRQLPGMAVQRLMADGYGFGGEGDWKTSVLVHTLKAMAVGVDGGTSFMEDYTYDLTPGRELVLGAHMLEVCPSIAAGTPSVEIHPLSIGGREDPVRLVFDAAPGPAVVLGLADMGERFRLVANEVDVVAPPHPLRRLPVARAVWRPRPHLAGSAEAWITAGAPHHTVLSQAVGVEELHDLAEMSRTELVVIDADTNPRRFADEIRWNQAYYRLARGF